The following coding sequences are from one Panicum hallii strain FIL2 chromosome 5, PHallii_v3.1, whole genome shotgun sequence window:
- the LOC112892650 gene encoding uncharacterized protein LOC112892650, with translation MGLDISKMLTPSRAHFYGIVSGNVATPLGSMVLPVTFGMKDNYPTEYIKFKVANFEWSYHAMLGRLALAKFMPVPHYVYLILKMPGKTGILTFHGNLKKLYNCDQEEIEYAATSRVPEPSAEVFTAAQKLTDSEMEISSQRPSQSRVKPSPSDVGIKAIQLQEGDLSKTTLIGGGLCDK, from the coding sequence ATGGGGCTGGACatttccaagatgctcacccctagcagagctcatttctacggcatcgtctcAGGGAAcgtggctacaccactcggttcaatggtcctgccagtcacatTTGGGATGAAAGACAACTACCCCACGGAGTACATAAAGTTCAAGGTGGCCAATTTTGAGTGGTCATACCATGCCATGCTCGGCAGACTAGCATTAGCCAAATTCATGCCCGTGCCTCACTACGTCTACTTAATACTaaagatgccaggcaagacaggcaTACTCACGTTCCatggcaacttgaagaagttaTACAACTGCGACCAAGAGGAGATCGAGTACGCCGCGACATCACGCGTGCCAGAACCTTCTGCGGAAGTCTTCACGGCTGCGCAAAAGCTCACtgactcagagatggagatctccagccAGAGGCCCAGCCAGTCGAGGGTAAAACCCAGCCCTAGTGACgttggcatcaaggccatccagctgcaagaaggtgaCTTGTCCAAGACTACTTTGATCGGAGGTGGCTTgtgcgacaaatag
- the LOC112895665 gene encoding dephospho-CoA kinase produces MKLVGLTGGIASGKSTVSNLFKDAGVPVVDADVVARNVVQKGTGGWKKIVKAFGDEILLDNGEIDRARLGQIVFSDPSKRQLLNRLLAPHISSGIFWEMAKLWMKGCKVIILDIPLLFETKMDRWTNPVIVVWVNPETQIERLMSRDGCSEEQAQNRINAQLALDWKKSEADIVIDNSGSLDDTKQQFQEVLRKVSEPLTWKERLRSRDGLISVVMCTAVGLLLAQKNLL; encoded by the exons ATGAAGCTGGTGGGGTTAACGGGCGGGATCGCGTCAGGGAAGAGCACCGTGTCCAACCTCTTCAAGGACGCCGGAGTCCCTGTCGTCGACGCCGACGTCGTTGCTCGG AATGTAGTGCAGAAAGGAACTGGAGGTTGGAAGAAGATTGTAAAAGCCTTTGGGGATGAAATTTTGTTAGACAATGGAGAAATTGACAGAGCTCGCTTGGGACAAATTGTGTTTTCTGACCCATCAAAGCGGCAACTTCTTAACCG TCTTCTGGCGCCACATATTTCTTCTGGCATATTCTGGGAGATGGCAAAACTGTGGATGAAGGGATGCAAGGTTATCATCCTCGACATCCCACTGTTGTTTGAGACAAAGATGGATAGATGGACAAATCCAGTCATTGTTGTCTGGGTTAATCCAGAAACCCAGATCGAGAGGCTCATGTCAAGAGATGGTTGCTCTGAAGAACAGGCTCAGAACAGGATCAACGCACAGCTTGCTCTGGACTGGAAGAAGTCGGAAGCAGACATAGTGATCGACAATTCTGGGTCACTGGATGACACCAAACAACAGTTTCAGGAGGTGTTGAGGAAAGTCTCTGAGCCCTTGACATGGAAGGAGCGCTTGCGATCTCGAGATGGTCTAATCTCTGTTGTCATGTGTACAGCAGTGGGGTTATTACTTGCCCAGAAGAACCTGCTATGA